The Bifidobacterium eulemuris genome includes a window with the following:
- a CDS encoding MFS transporter, with translation MSDNNAVAQAVPADVDDATNKMAIRALIPLLITFILGTLCLQGFNLVFQQVGADVGAPAQASLITAFPSIVLGIVCFIYGSLGDFVSLKKLVVVGLVTLLVGSIFGFVANYLFEPNLWTVIIARVLQTAGEQVAGSAYLVVATKYLKNSLKVIFFGLFTAGYQLSASIGVFAAGLLSSIAWQFLFLIPAVTIVFLPLLLKNLPDQNGNGEKVDGLGFAIFGVATMFLTLFFSYMNWWLLLVAAVLFIGFGVYITKAKNPFITPAFFKNTRWLMAISLIAVFYFVNYCISPIFNAIGRDLYGMETSTVSTYLVWAFICAAVFGTTSGLIVGKIGTQAAVITAACLMMCGFLGAAIFINAGFLALTLCACLFYAGVGLLYSPVVSTVLGTLPTEESGRGVGMNDLVMNVTASIGISIIGGLIGATSLQSGSIVGATGAAAGYSNLLLICGAVILLGLIVYLVFRKKIYAAK, from the coding sequence ATGTCCGACAACAACGCCGTTGCCCAGGCCGTCCCGGCCGATGTGGACGACGCCACCAACAAGATGGCCATTCGCGCGCTGATACCGCTGCTGATCACCTTCATCCTCGGCACCCTGTGCCTGCAGGGCTTCAACCTCGTGTTCCAGCAGGTCGGCGCCGACGTGGGCGCGCCCGCCCAGGCTTCGCTGATCACCGCGTTCCCGAGCATCGTGCTCGGCATCGTCTGCTTCATCTACGGTTCTCTGGGTGATTTCGTCTCCCTGAAGAAGCTCGTCGTCGTGGGACTGGTCACCCTGCTGGTCGGTTCGATCTTCGGCTTTGTGGCCAACTATCTGTTCGAGCCGAACCTGTGGACCGTGATCATCGCCCGCGTGCTGCAGACCGCCGGTGAGCAGGTGGCCGGCTCAGCCTATCTGGTGGTGGCCACCAAGTATCTGAAGAACTCGCTGAAGGTGATCTTCTTCGGCCTGTTCACCGCCGGCTACCAGCTCTCCGCGTCGATCGGCGTGTTCGCCGCCGGCCTGCTCAGCTCCATCGCATGGCAGTTCCTGTTCCTCATCCCGGCCGTGACCATCGTGTTCCTGCCGCTGCTGCTCAAGAACCTGCCCGACCAGAACGGCAACGGCGAGAAGGTCGACGGCCTCGGCTTCGCGATCTTCGGCGTCGCCACCATGTTCCTCACCCTGTTCTTCTCGTACATGAACTGGTGGCTGCTGCTTGTGGCCGCCGTGCTGTTCATCGGCTTCGGCGTCTACATCACCAAGGCCAAGAACCCGTTCATCACCCCGGCGTTCTTCAAGAACACCCGCTGGCTGATGGCCATCTCGCTGATCGCCGTGTTCTACTTCGTGAACTACTGCATCTCCCCGATCTTCAACGCGATCGGCCGTGACCTGTACGGCATGGAGACCTCCACCGTGTCCACCTACCTGGTGTGGGCCTTCATCTGCGCCGCCGTGTTCGGCACCACCTCCGGTCTGATCGTCGGCAAAATCGGCACCCAGGCCGCGGTGATCACCGCCGCCTGCCTGATGATGTGCGGCTTCCTGGGCGCGGCCATCTTCATCAACGCCGGCTTCCTGGCGCTTACGCTGTGCGCCTGCCTGTTCTACGCCGGCGTCGGCCTCCTGTACTCGCCGGTGGTCTCCACCGTGCTCGGCACCCTGCCGACCGAGGAATCCGGCCGCGGCGTGGGCATGAACGATCTGGTGATGAACGTGACCGCCTCCATCGGCATCTCGATCATCGGCGGTCTGATCGGCGCCACCTCCCTGCAGAGCGGCAGCATCGTCGGCGCCA
- a CDS encoding nucleoside hydrolase: MTKLILDLDTGIDDALAIAYALGSPEVELIGITGTYGNVLLDQGVRNALAITDLLGRPDVKVYKGLPHSSTTDSFEVLDISAFIHGKNGIGDVEIPDSPREAESESAVDFIIDAVKTYGKDLVYVPTGPMTNIAAALDKAPEIKDEIGRIVLMGGALTVGGNVNAWTEANISQDPEAADHLFRSGAPATMIGLDVTLQTLLTYRETQRWRDLGTTAGAFLADMTDFYIKAYETTSPHLGGCGLHDPLAVGVAVDPTLVSTLAINMQVDVEGATRGRTIGDNERLNDPNKTMEVAVGVDVPRFLDEFMTRITSLAKNAG; this comes from the coding sequence ATGACGAAGCTTATTCTCGACCTCGACACCGGCATCGACGACGCGCTGGCGATCGCCTACGCGTTGGGCAGCCCGGAGGTCGAGCTCATCGGCATCACCGGCACCTACGGCAACGTGCTGCTCGACCAGGGTGTGCGCAACGCGCTGGCCATCACCGACCTGCTCGGCCGCCCCGACGTCAAGGTCTACAAGGGCCTGCCGCACTCCAGCACCACCGACTCCTTCGAAGTGCTCGACATCTCCGCGTTCATCCACGGCAAGAACGGCATCGGCGACGTCGAGATCCCCGACTCCCCGCGCGAGGCGGAAAGCGAATCCGCCGTCGACTTCATCATCGACGCCGTCAAAACCTACGGCAAGGACCTCGTCTACGTGCCCACCGGCCCGATGACCAACATCGCCGCCGCGCTTGATAAAGCGCCGGAGATCAAGGACGAAATCGGCCGCATCGTGCTGATGGGCGGCGCGCTCACCGTGGGAGGCAACGTGAACGCCTGGACCGAAGCCAACATCTCGCAGGATCCGGAGGCCGCCGACCACCTGTTCCGCTCGGGCGCGCCGGCCACCATGATCGGCCTCGACGTGACCCTGCAGACCCTGCTCACCTACAGGGAGACCCAGCGCTGGCGCGACCTGGGTACCACCGCCGGAGCCTTCCTCGCCGACATGACCGACTTCTACATCAAGGCCTATGAGACCACCTCGCCGCATCTGGGCGGCTGCGGTCTGCACGATCCGCTGGCCGTCGGCGTGGCCGTGGATCCCACGCTGGTCAGCACGCTGGCCATCAACATGCAGGTGGATGTCGAAGGCGCCACCCGCGGCCGCACCATCGGCGACAACGAACGCCTCAACGACCCGAACAAGACCATGGAGGTGGCCGTCGGCGTCGACGTGCCGCGCTTCCTCGACGAGTTCATGACCCGCATCACCTCCCTGGCGAAGAACGCCGGCTGA
- a CDS encoding LacI family DNA-binding transcriptional regulator → MGRRVTLKDVAAEAGVSMTAVSQALNGRPARMTEATRERIIEVATRMNYVPNQMARGLVTSQSMLLALLIPDIENLFFASLAKAIEDVCGSDGYSLIVANSDDSRETERGLLRTLEARGVDGILLIPARESMEDCTQLREDVERLNCPVVLADRLTGDQWCDAVGADHYQGGRMAARLLVEAGHRRVACVAGDERPGDVKVRFAGFVDELAEHGITLEPELNVSGRYRFLGGYDAADGIIDAGATAVFCCNDLMAMGFLSRMRERGLRAPDDCSVVGYDNIAGRFGMPELTTVDQNVPALAEACHAAIVSRIGAGGRKGKPWLESPKRELVTPRLVEGGTVGALAL, encoded by the coding sequence ATGGGGCGTAGGGTCACCCTGAAGGACGTCGCGGCCGAGGCCGGCGTCTCGATGACGGCGGTGTCGCAGGCGCTGAACGGCCGGCCTGCGCGGATGACCGAGGCGACGCGCGAACGCATCATCGAGGTCGCGACGCGCATGAACTACGTGCCCAACCAGATGGCGCGCGGTCTGGTGACCAGCCAATCCATGCTGTTGGCCCTGCTGATCCCCGATATCGAAAACCTGTTCTTCGCCTCGCTGGCCAAGGCGATTGAGGATGTCTGCGGTTCCGACGGATATTCGCTGATCGTGGCGAATTCGGACGATTCGCGCGAAACCGAGCGGGGATTGCTGCGCACGCTGGAGGCGAGAGGGGTCGACGGCATTCTGCTGATTCCCGCGCGCGAGTCGATGGAGGACTGCACGCAGTTGCGCGAGGATGTGGAGCGGCTGAACTGCCCGGTGGTGCTGGCCGACCGTCTGACCGGCGACCAGTGGTGCGACGCGGTGGGGGCCGACCACTATCAGGGCGGGCGCATGGCCGCCAGATTGCTGGTGGAGGCGGGGCATCGTCGTGTGGCGTGCGTCGCCGGCGACGAGCGCCCCGGGGATGTGAAGGTGCGCTTCGCCGGGTTCGTCGACGAGCTCGCCGAACATGGCATCACGTTGGAGCCGGAGCTGAACGTCAGCGGGCGGTACCGTTTCCTCGGTGGGTATGACGCCGCGGACGGCATCATCGACGCCGGTGCCACGGCGGTGTTCTGCTGCAACGACCTGATGGCCATGGGATTCCTCAGCCGGATGCGTGAGCGCGGATTGCGCGCGCCCGACGACTGCTCGGTGGTCGGCTATGACAATATCGCCGGACGGTTCGGCATGCCCGAGCTGACCACGGTGGACCAGAACGTGCCGGCCCTGGCTGAGGCATGCCATGCCGCCATCGTGTCGAGGATCGGCGCGGGCGGGCGCAAGGGCAAGCCGTGGCTTGAGTCTCCGAAGCGCGAGTTGGTGACGCCCCGACTGGTGGAGGGCGGCACGGTGGGTGCGCTCGCCTTGTGA
- a CDS encoding DUF3152 domain-containing protein — MIRRIVVFGTLGVLLVAALAVILTIWHSGKAADDAAGGDAATRSSQTSSTSPTQGGEASDDGDGGADGADNSNDAENTDENAQSSENASDDGTGESAPLSADQRAELLAQAEQTANASGQATTRYRYCVATNGEVGDAAVFSDTVFSTLNSPEGWPRAGVTFEESADGQCDMTLILSEAQYMSSYSEGCSESYSCRVGDSVIINVDRWNSATEDWLANGGTLARYRRMVINHEVGHRLGHTDNETTCGGAGQAAPLMQQQSMDLRGCSPNEWPLDSELWVAQ, encoded by the coding sequence ATGATCCGTCGCATCGTGGTGTTCGGAACGTTGGGTGTGCTGCTGGTTGCGGCGCTGGCCGTGATCCTCACGATATGGCATTCAGGCAAAGCGGCGGACGATGCCGCGGGAGGCGACGCCGCCACGCGGTCATCCCAAACGTCGTCGACTTCGCCGACGCAGGGCGGGGAGGCATCAGACGATGGTGACGGCGGAGCCGACGGAGCCGACAACAGCAACGATGCCGAAAACACGGACGAAAACGCGCAGTCATCTGAGAATGCGTCTGATGATGGGACGGGCGAAAGCGCCCCGTTAAGCGCCGACCAGCGTGCCGAGCTGCTGGCCCAAGCCGAGCAGACGGCGAACGCGAGCGGTCAGGCCACGACCCGATATCGGTATTGCGTGGCCACCAATGGCGAGGTGGGGGACGCGGCCGTTTTCTCCGACACGGTGTTCTCCACGCTGAACAGCCCCGAGGGATGGCCGCGCGCGGGCGTGACGTTCGAGGAAAGCGCGGACGGGCAATGCGATATGACGCTGATCCTCTCGGAAGCGCAGTATATGAGCTCGTATTCCGAAGGCTGCTCCGAATCCTATAGCTGTCGGGTCGGCGACAGCGTGATCATCAACGTCGACCGTTGGAATTCCGCGACCGAGGATTGGCTCGCCAACGGCGGCACGTTGGCGAGATACCGCAGGATGGTGATCAACCATGAGGTGGGGCATCGTCTGGGGCATACCGACAACGAGACGACATGCGGCGGCGCGGGACAGGCGGCGCCCTTGATGCAACAGCAGTCCATGGACCTGCGCGGCTGTTCCCCCAATGAGTGGCCGCTCGATTCGGAATTGTGGGTCGCGCAGTAG
- a CDS encoding MIP/aquaporin family protein — MEYSMFTILAAEFVGTAVLMIFGNGAVANVELKGTKGHASGWLTIAMGYGFGVMFPVLMFGAISGAHINPAMTIAQAVNGMFDWALVLPYIIAQLLGAVVGQLVVYATYYPHYQATEDEGAILGTFCTTDASGSKVNYFVNEFFGTLMLVLGALCCLTSPWGEETPAAAAIVVGFIVWGLVTSMGGPTGPGLNPARDLMPRLLHAVLPIAHKGSSRWSEAWIPVVAPILGAIVGAFLYQTLFA, encoded by the coding sequence GTGGAATACTCCATGTTCACCATTTTGGCTGCGGAATTCGTGGGCACGGCCGTGCTGATGATCTTCGGCAACGGCGCCGTGGCCAACGTCGAACTGAAAGGCACCAAAGGCCATGCCTCCGGCTGGCTGACCATCGCCATGGGCTACGGTTTCGGCGTGATGTTCCCCGTGCTGATGTTCGGCGCCATCTCCGGTGCGCATATCAACCCGGCCATGACCATCGCCCAGGCCGTCAACGGCATGTTCGACTGGGCTCTGGTGCTGCCGTACATCATCGCGCAGCTGCTGGGTGCCGTTGTGGGCCAGCTCGTCGTCTACGCGACCTATTATCCGCACTATCAGGCCACCGAGGACGAGGGCGCGATCCTCGGTACCTTCTGTACCACCGACGCCTCCGGCTCCAAGGTGAACTACTTCGTCAACGAGTTCTTCGGCACGCTGATGCTGGTGCTGGGCGCGCTGTGCTGCCTGACCTCGCCGTGGGGTGAGGAGACGCCGGCCGCCGCCGCGATCGTCGTCGGCTTCATCGTGTGGGGTCTGGTGACCTCCATGGGCGGCCCGACCGGTCCCGGTCTCAACCCCGCCCGCGATCTGATGCCGCGTCTGCTGCACGCCGTCCTGCCGATCGCCCACAAGGGCTCCTCGCGCTGGTCGGAGGCTTGGATTCCGGTGGTCGCGCCGATTCTGGGCGCTATCGTGGGTGCCTTCCTTTACCAGACGCTGTTCGCGTAA
- the rplI gene encoding 50S ribosomal protein L9, whose translation MAVTKVILTKTVSNLGHSGDVVEVKLGYARNYLIPQGLAFAWTKGAEAQIAAMKRARLAKAVATREDAVAAKAAIEGSTVTIAAKVSESGKLFGGISADAIAKALAPKAAVDPKAIEVENIKTTGDFAAKVALHPEITASFTVKVVAE comes from the coding sequence ATGGCTGTTACCAAGGTTATTCTCACCAAGACCGTCTCCAACCTCGGTCATTCCGGCGACGTCGTCGAGGTCAAGCTCGGCTACGCCCGCAACTACCTGATCCCGCAGGGCCTCGCCTTCGCGTGGACCAAGGGTGCCGAGGCTCAGATCGCCGCCATGAAGCGCGCCCGCCTGGCCAAGGCCGTCGCCACCCGCGAGGATGCCGTCGCCGCCAAGGCCGCCATCGAGGGCTCCACCGTGACGATCGCCGCCAAGGTCTCCGAGTCCGGCAAGCTGTTCGGTGGCATCTCCGCCGACGCGATCGCCAAGGCTCTGGCTCCCAAGGCCGCCGTCGATCCGAAGGCCATCGAGGTCGAGAACATCAAGACCACCGGCGACTTCGCCGCCAAGGTGGCCCTGCACCCGGAGATCACCGCGTCCTTCACCGTGAAGGTCGTGGCCGAGTGA
- the rpsR gene encoding 30S ribosomal protein S18: MSRKRPQPPVKPFKKKPNPLKAAKVTEIDYKDVALLRKFISDRGKIRSRRITGVSVQEQRKISKAIKNAREMALLPYATSGR; this comes from the coding sequence ATGTCACGCAAGAGGCCGCAACCGCCGGTCAAGCCGTTCAAGAAGAAGCCGAACCCGCTGAAGGCGGCGAAGGTCACCGAGATCGATTACAAGGACGTCGCGCTGCTGCGCAAGTTCATCTCCGATCGCGGCAAGATCCGTTCCCGTCGTATCACCGGTGTGTCCGTGCAGGAGCAGCGCAAGATCTCGAAGGCGATCAAGAACGCCCGCGAGATGGCCCTGCTGCCGTACGCCACCTCGGGCCGCTGA
- a CDS encoding single-stranded DNA-binding protein, which produces MAGETTITIVGNLTSDPELRTIGSGATVASFTIASTPRTFNRQTNSWDDGQALFMRCSAWRDLADHCAQSLTKGMRVIATGRLQQRSYQANDGSNRTVMEMQIDEIGPSLRYATAQVTRQSSGQGGFQGRGAQGGQGFGGNAGTGFSGGNGGYQGGAGYSGGASAMPSNPAAAPAADPWGNAGGAGGFSTFGGSADFGGESDEPEF; this is translated from the coding sequence ATGGCAGGCGAGACCACCATCACCATCGTGGGCAATCTCACGTCGGATCCCGAGCTGCGCACCATCGGCTCCGGGGCGACTGTGGCGAGCTTCACCATCGCTTCGACGCCGCGCACGTTCAACCGTCAGACGAATTCGTGGGATGACGGGCAGGCGCTGTTCATGCGCTGCTCCGCCTGGCGCGATCTGGCGGATCACTGCGCGCAAAGCCTGACCAAGGGCATGCGCGTGATCGCGACCGGTCGTCTGCAGCAGCGTTCCTATCAGGCGAACGACGGTTCCAACCGCACCGTAATGGAGATGCAGATCGATGAGATCGGCCCCTCCCTGCGGTATGCCACTGCGCAGGTGACCCGCCAGTCGTCCGGTCAGGGCGGCTTCCAGGGCCGCGGTGCCCAGGGCGGCCAAGGCTTCGGCGGCAACGCCGGCACCGGCTTCTCCGGTGGCAACGGTGGCTATCAGGGCGGTGCCGGATACTCCGGCGGCGCCTCCGCCATGCCCTCCAACCCCGCCGCCGCGCCCGCCGCGGATCCGTGGGGCAATGCGGGCGGCGCGGGCGGCTTCTCCACATTCGGCGGTTCGGCCGATTTCGGTGGGGAGAGCGACGAGCCCGAGTTCTAG
- the rpsF gene encoding 30S ribosomal protein S6, producing MSAHKYELMFIADPELDERGLKKLTEQYMEIVTNEGGSVDEPDYWGRRKLAYEIAGKTEGNYVVVTYTAEPATSDELDRVLNLNESVIRTKILRKDA from the coding sequence ATGTCTGCACACAAGTACGAACTGATGTTCATTGCCGATCCTGAACTGGATGAGCGCGGTCTGAAGAAGCTGACCGAGCAGTATATGGAAATCGTCACCAACGAAGGCGGTTCCGTCGACGAACCCGATTATTGGGGACGCCGCAAGCTCGCCTACGAGATCGCCGGCAAGACCGAAGGCAACTATGTCGTGGTGACCTACACCGCCGAGCCCGCCACCAGCGATGAGCTCGACCGTGTGCTCAACCTCAACGAATCCGTGATCCGTACGAAGATCCTTCGTAAGGACGCCTGA
- a CDS encoding ribose-phosphate diphosphokinase: MSTILEGTPDKRLALVTGRAYPELANEVASYLGVDILETTAYDFANGEMYVRFSEPVRGADVFVLQCHAGDLNKWIMEQLIMIDSLKRASARSITVVAPFLGYSRQDKKHQGREPITARLIFDLFKTAGADRIMTVDLHATQEQGFFDGPVDHLTATPVLIDYVRDALPLENTTIVSPDAGRIKVSEQWARKLGNLPLAFIHKQRDITRPNHAEAHGIIGEVDGRDCVVVDDMIDTAGTICEAVRTLKDSGAKSVTLVATHGLLSGPAIERLSQCGAREIVFMDTVPITEEKRLPNMTVLSVAPLLAAGIRSVFEEGSVATLLEGLPEDMRPRNIYA; encoded by the coding sequence ATGTCGACCATTCTTGAAGGCACGCCGGATAAGCGACTCGCTTTGGTCACGGGGCGGGCATACCCGGAGCTCGCGAACGAGGTCGCATCGTACCTCGGCGTCGACATTCTGGAGACCACCGCCTACGACTTCGCGAACGGCGAGATGTACGTGCGGTTCTCCGAACCGGTGCGCGGCGCGGACGTGTTCGTGCTGCAGTGCCATGCGGGCGACCTCAACAAGTGGATCATGGAGCAGCTCATCATGATCGATTCGCTCAAGCGCGCCTCCGCCCGCTCGATCACCGTGGTCGCGCCGTTCCTTGGCTATTCGCGCCAGGACAAGAAGCATCAGGGCCGCGAGCCCATCACCGCCCGTCTGATTTTCGACCTGTTCAAGACGGCCGGCGCGGACCGCATCATGACGGTCGATCTGCACGCCACGCAGGAGCAGGGCTTCTTCGACGGCCCGGTGGACCATCTGACCGCAACCCCCGTGCTCATCGACTATGTGCGCGACGCTTTGCCGCTGGAGAACACCACGATCGTCTCCCCGGACGCCGGCCGCATCAAGGTGAGCGAACAGTGGGCCCGCAAGCTCGGCAATCTGCCGTTGGCCTTCATCCACAAGCAGCGCGACATCACCCGCCCGAACCATGCCGAGGCGCATGGCATCATCGGCGAGGTGGACGGCCGCGACTGCGTGGTGGTCGACGATATGATCGACACCGCCGGCACCATCTGCGAGGCGGTGCGCACGCTGAAGGACTCCGGTGCCAAGTCGGTGACGCTGGTGGCCACCCACGGTCTGCTGTCCGGACCGGCGATCGAACGCCTGTCGCAGTGCGGCGCGCGCGAGATCGTGTTCATGGACACCGTGCCGATCACCGAAGAGAAGCGTCTGCCCAATATGACCGTGCTGTCGGTGGCGCCGCTGCTGGCCGCCGGCATCCGTTCCGTGTTCGAGGAAGGCTCGGTGGCGACGCTGCTCGAGGGGCTGCCGGAGGATATGCGCCCGCGCAACATCTACGCGTAA
- a CDS encoding ABC transporter substrate-binding protein, whose amino-acid sequence MSVKTRVLRAATAAVAAAALLLPAACGTSNDAANDASVDSSDITQQTVTPGTLTIATGDPAYSPWVLNDDPESGEGYEAAVAYAVAEQLGFSEDDVQWARTTFDSAIAPGAKDWDLNIQQFSITDERKQAVDFSPSYYNPTQAVVVRQDSQYASATSIDDLKDATIGAMVGTTSYDFAKEAIKDDIQTFNDNAMLAQALAANQIDALVVDTPTAVYIVDSGQVENSVVIGQIPDSEDPQGMGIVLPKDSALTDAVTDAVNALIEDGTLASLQEQWLAEYTTDIPTLE is encoded by the coding sequence ATGTCCGTCAAAACCCGAGTTCTGCGTGCCGCCACCGCCGCCGTCGCGGCCGCGGCCCTGCTGCTGCCCGCCGCCTGCGGCACGTCCAATGACGCCGCCAACGACGCCAGCGTCGATTCCAGCGACATCACCCAGCAGACCGTCACCCCCGGCACGCTGACCATCGCCACCGGCGACCCCGCCTACTCGCCGTGGGTGCTCAACGACGATCCCGAATCCGGCGAGGGCTATGAGGCGGCCGTCGCCTACGCCGTGGCCGAGCAGCTCGGCTTCAGCGAGGACGACGTGCAGTGGGCGCGCACCACCTTCGACTCCGCCATCGCGCCGGGCGCCAAGGATTGGGATCTCAACATCCAGCAGTTCTCCATCACCGATGAGCGCAAGCAGGCGGTCGACTTCTCCCCGAGCTACTACAACCCGACGCAGGCCGTGGTGGTGCGTCAGGATTCGCAGTACGCCTCCGCCACGTCGATCGACGACCTGAAGGACGCCACGATCGGCGCCATGGTGGGCACCACCAGCTACGACTTCGCCAAGGAAGCCATCAAGGACGACATCCAGACCTTCAACGACAACGCCATGCTGGCCCAGGCGCTGGCCGCCAACCAGATCGACGCGCTGGTGGTCGACACCCCCACCGCGGTGTACATCGTGGACTCCGGCCAGGTGGAGAACAGCGTGGTCATCGGTCAGATCCCCGACTCCGAGGATCCGCAGGGCATGGGCATCGTGCTGCCGAAGGATTCGGCGCTGACCGACGCCGTCACCGACGCGGTGAACGCGCTGATCGAGGACGGCACGCTGGCGTCGCTGCAGGAGCAGTGGCTGGCCGAATACACCACCGACATCCCCACGTTGGAGTAA
- a CDS encoding MATE family efflux transporter produces MDNTLFEHAPVPRAYFSLALPVVCSMLVTLVYNAVDTYFIAHTGNTDMVAGVSLAAPVFTAMIALGDLFGLGGSSVISRLFGQGRHMEAKRLSVFTFYAAILTGLLVIALGFAFEGPILTMLGADASTMPHASAYYRWIIAAAPFIILSMGPGNTLRAAGLPLPSMLGTVIGTVVNIALNPLFIHVFGWGAAGSAGATFVANIVGDVYFIWVLVRRCDSLSIDPRLLWRRDDGVQNADAGAARAIASAAPRRARFAVPGNLIGQVVAIGVPASLTNITQSIGVILVNLFLLPYGNDAVAAMGIALKIVMIAVLILVGFAFGAQPLIGYAYGGSHMRRLADILRFAYGFQCALALAMTAVLWLGARPLMGFFIDDPTIIDLGTGMLRVQLLSTVCVAVVLVTTATFQSAGKAVGALILAVSRQGVMLLATLAIGERVAGYQGVIAAQAFADLATAVLAVALFAVLLRPLLGIWKRPA; encoded by the coding sequence ATGGATAACACGTTGTTCGAGCACGCGCCGGTTCCGCGCGCATACTTCTCATTGGCGCTGCCGGTGGTGTGCAGCATGCTGGTCACGTTGGTGTACAACGCCGTCGACACCTACTTCATCGCGCATACCGGCAACACCGACATGGTGGCCGGGGTTTCGCTCGCCGCGCCGGTGTTCACCGCGATGATCGCCTTGGGCGACCTGTTCGGCCTCGGCGGCAGCTCGGTGATCTCCCGCCTGTTCGGCCAAGGCCGCCATATGGAGGCGAAGCGGTTGAGCGTGTTCACGTTCTACGCCGCGATCCTCACCGGCCTGCTGGTGATCGCGCTGGGCTTCGCCTTCGAGGGGCCCATCCTCACCATGCTCGGCGCGGACGCCTCGACGATGCCGCACGCCTCGGCCTACTACCGGTGGATCATCGCGGCCGCGCCGTTCATCATCCTTTCGATGGGACCGGGCAACACCTTGCGCGCGGCCGGTCTGCCCCTGCCCTCCATGCTGGGCACGGTGATCGGCACGGTGGTGAACATCGCGCTCAACCCCCTGTTCATCCATGTGTTCGGATGGGGTGCCGCCGGTTCCGCCGGGGCGACCTTCGTGGCGAATATCGTCGGCGACGTCTACTTCATATGGGTGCTGGTCCGCCGCTGCGACAGCCTGTCCATCGATCCGCGCCTGTTGTGGCGGCGCGACGACGGCGTTCAAAACGCGGACGCCGGTGCGGCCCGAGCCATCGCCTCCGCCGCGCCACGACGCGCGCGTTTCGCCGTGCCGGGCAATCTGATCGGCCAGGTGGTCGCCATCGGCGTGCCCGCCTCGCTGACCAACATCACGCAAAGCATCGGCGTGATCCTGGTCAACCTGTTCCTGCTGCCGTATGGCAACGACGCGGTGGCGGCCATGGGCATCGCGCTCAAAATCGTGATGATCGCGGTGCTGATCCTCGTCGGCTTCGCATTCGGCGCGCAGCCGCTGATCGGCTACGCCTACGGCGGCTCCCACATGCGCCGTCTGGCGGATATTCTGCGCTTCGCATACGGATTCCAATGCGCGCTGGCGCTGGCCATGACCGCGGTGCTCTGGTTGGGCGCCCGTCCGCTGATGGGATTCTTCATCGACGACCCCACCATCATCGACCTCGGCACCGGCATGCTGCGCGTGCAGCTGCTCAGCACGGTATGCGTGGCCGTGGTGCTGGTCACCACCGCCACCTTCCAATCCGCGGGCAAGGCCGTGGGCGCGCTGATTCTGGCGGTGAGCCGTCAGGGCGTGATGCTGCTGGCCACGCTGGCCATCGGCGAGCGGGTGGCCGGATACCAGGGTGTGATCGCCGCGCAGGCCTTCGCCGATCTGGCCACGGCCGTGCTCGCCGTGGCGCTGTTCGCCGTGCTGCTGCGCCCGCTGCTCGGCATATGGAAACGCCCCGCCTGA